The window aattacgtccatacggatgttagtagcattagctgcagtgtatggtcttgaaattcatcaaatggatgttaagacggccttcttaaatggagagttggaggaagaaatttacatggaacaacctgaagggtttgtggttccaggtaaagaaaagaaggtatgtagacttgttaagtctctttacggactaaaacaagcacccaaacaatggcgtgcgaaatttgaccaaacaatgttgtcaaatggttttaagataaatgaatgtgataaatgcgtgtatattaaaaatgttccaaatcacatagtcattgtttgcctatatgtggatgatatgttgataatgagtaatgacattgccaacataaatgctactaagcgtatgctcaatagcaagtttgatatgaaagacttgggagttgctgatttaattctgggaattaagatcaataagactcctcaaggtctggcattgtcacaatctcattatattaagacagtacttgaaaaattcaagcacttgggctttaaagttgcaaagactccaattgacgtgaatcttgcattagcaaagaacaaaggccaaagcatatcacaaattggattatgctcgtgtattgggatgcttaatgtatatcatgaattgtacacgaccagacatagcttgtgctataagtaaactgagtcgatatacgagcaatccaggccaatctcattggatggcaatgaaacgagttttgggatatttagaacatacccagaactttgaattgcactacagtaatttccctgcggtgattgagggatactgtgatgcaaattggatcaccggttcaactgattctaagtccacgagtggatatgtattcactattggtggaggagcggtatcttggaagtcgtccaaacaaacatgtattgcccgctctacaatggaggctgaattcatagccttagataaagccggtgaagaagctgaatggctccggaatttcttggaagacattccattttggcccaaaccgttggcaccaatatgcatacattgtgatagtcaagcggcaattggaagggctgggagcgtcatgtataacggtaaatctcgtcatatacgacgaagacataaaaccgttaggcaattactctctagaggaattatcacaattgactatgtaaagtcaagtgataatgtgtcggatccacttacaaaaggcctaactagagaggtagttgagaaatcatcaaggggaatggggctatggccgagaacaagtcattgtggcggtaactctacctagaagactggagatcccaagatctaggttcaaagagatcaaacaaagtcattaatgacggttcaacattgtcaaataaaattttagtcaattctcgtgatgagacaatgttcagtaccaaggataaagcattaaggctttttaatgatttctaaatttgatacggggtatatcaaatagtgtatctacaggatgacacgtttaggaatcacctatttaagtgtgaagtgtgagccacttcaaggagaactttgtaaggccagttctctacgcacttatgaaaccaggcggtgttcatggctgaaacgaacacaacaatgagaaccaaagacggttaagggttgattgtgtgacttatggttgtctaggtatacaccaaagatcgacggttcaaagatatcaaatctaccgattgaccgagtatatccgacataagtttactacggaaagttcaaagggaaacctacttatccagatgcaattaatccttgcttgtaaatcacacagtttttcatgcatacttccgtgatatagccattccccattcatgtgggggattgttgaggttttatttttaagatgtaatattcttaaaatgagggtgaatgggaaatggagggaaaatgaaattttgagtaaaattttaagttttcccctcttaacaatgagacattgtcccatattggaagtggaagatatttttggtgggtatatatataattgctcttcttgtagctcttaaagagttaagaagaaagcaagcctcgcgccgtcgtcgtcgtcgctcgctcggctcggcttcggctacggctacggctacggcttcggcttcggcttcggcttcggcttcggcttcggatttggatttggatttggtcaaatgatcgattgattgattaattttttggaccaaatttatttgttaatagtaaatattaacgtaagattatccgtatttgtaaacggatattttccaatccgtgtattgataatttggcagccggataatggtcttcccaccatgaagtgcttgctccacaaatatgaagtgcttgctccacaaatatgaagtgcttgctccacaaatatgtaatgcttgatccaccatgaagggtggacgtttggtcttgcactccttcttggctgctatatatatgagcagcaaatgttgaagaaaaactaaactcaacatacaattcgctcaacaaattggctatacattgcactccttcctctcagaacttccatacgtttttctgagtatatactctttcgttctgcattgttttttaacttcaaacaaagcaactgtaagtgtgatttgctaccgaactttgtgttcgccgaaacactgaggtttgaagtaccgctacaccagtgtgttattcgttctatcctgggaggaaataatccattaccttgggtactaggaggggattaaattccttaaggaaacactgtgaattcagtgggctcgaatttattattattgtttcattacgttaacttatattttgcagaattaatatttacaaatacagcaatattgaccgggaataacaattGTATAATCTCATCAAAATAATAACATACCTTGAAATATATGAGGTATATTTGAATtggtaaataaattaaaaatttaaagttgGTAAGAGATATTTCCGAAGTGGTGGTCAGCGAGGAGTTTTTTGCTGGTTGAAAATCTTTTTAGACCGAAAAAATAGTTTTATGCTTAATTCAAAGCTTTGATCGGAATATAGTgtcaaaaggaaaaaagaaattaaaaaaaaggtgTAGATAAGATGattatgaggtaaattttaaaatagaagatgagaggagAGACCGAGAGAGTATGAATATGAAAATAAAAGGCAATCCCATGATTTGTGTCGTGTGTTGACTAATTAGCAATCCCATAATCTTTGCAATATGCTAATTATGTAAAAGAATATGCTATTTATGGAATAAATAATATCATtttcttaaataatttttaaaaagttggtagttttcttaagttataaATATCACAAGCGATATTtgggtgaaattaaaaaataatcagaTTTACAAgcgtaattgaaaaatagtcacagttttaaaagtaatcgaaatttagccacttttcatgtaaaaataaatttgaacgaaaacacagttcaaaattcgaaaaatattccagcataatataccggagttcgaattttttacatttgaactccagtatattatgatggatactggaactccatcataatatactgaagttgcAGCATAATATAGTGggagttcatacacatgtgctccaatcttgtatattatgctgaaacttttcgtgtgctgtagttccaacataatatgctggaagttcatatacaagtgcaccaatctccagtatattatgctgtaaCTTTCCGTGTTGTAgtaaaatagtggttattttttaataattttataaatgctggctattttttaattatcggTGCGAAAACTGATTAGCCGTGCTATTTTTAAGCAATATTTCATTGCTGGCCCGTTTAAAATATTTAACTTTGCATCCAACTAGGTAGATTTGTTTCCAAGTATAGCGGGCTGGTCTGAACAGCCAATAAAATAGACCCAAATTCGAACTCCTCTCACTCTCAATTTCTCGCCAAAATAGACCCAAATTCGAACTCCTCTCACTCTCAATTTCTCGCCAATATTACGCTGCCGCTGTCTTCCTCTGTTGCCTCCTTTTCATCTCTTTCTGCCGCCAAGGCCAAGTCCCTCGTTCTGCGAAATCAAATAGTTTGTTTCTCTTTCTCTGTTTCACGATTTTTTTCTTTATACACTTTACAATAATTTTTAACGATAAAATACAAATCTTAATAAATTTTGGATTATACTGCCGTGTTTGTTCCCATTGCTTAACAAAGCTTATAACTACTTCCATgtgatttttaaaaataaatatttgttcttattttctttctgtgTGATAATGGCTGTACTAAATTGAGTTTGAGTAGTAATGATAAATTTTCTGAGGATTTAAATAACTAATTTTACAAAAAAACCTTTCTTATGTGATTTTCAGTTTCACGTAGAGTTGATGACTCACTTAAAGCCCGAAACcctatattttcttatttgttgtgaaagaatagaagaaaatggagggctatatggaggaTTGTAGAGTGTTGCTATCTCAATTGAAGCAGCAAGATAAAGACCTAAGGCTCAAAAGAAGgtaacctttttatttttatcttctgACCTTAATTTAACTCTTCGTTTAAAATATATTACAATGCTAAAGTCGATTTTTTTGGGGATAACGATGGTGTCCGGGCCAAGCTTGCGTACACCTCGACTTTTCCACCGGGTACCTTCTATCTCCCACTAGTAATGGTATCGGGTAACTCTGTCCACCAAGAATTAGACATATGGGAAGAAATCACATAGTGCTTTTGACTCCATTGTGATTTGAAactgagacctcatggttctcaacccacttcattgacctaGATTCAAATACTGTTAGCATATTGATGCACTTTACCAATTAATGATTGTAACTTTCGTTTTGCTTAATACTCCCTCTTTCTCATTTTATATAATTGtcttttactggttttataagAGATTAATGGTCGTGGAAGAAGATAttcaaataaaaattgaaaaattagtTTGATAGACAAAACATTATAAAGTATGTATAGTTTCTTAATATTTGCGCAGCCTTTGTTCAGTTTATACAAGtgaaattaaatttatttataaaaagaaGTTGAATAAATAAATGAATTCAATGTAAGTTTGTTTAGAAATAAGATGGTGTCAAACATTTTAGGACGTTCAAAATGGGAAGACTGTTGTATTAAATGAGATGGAGGGCGTAATTGTTTTTGTATCAGTAATGTACAAAGTGTTTGTGGGAAATGGGAATAATCGATTTTGAGTATTATGTTAGAAATAAGAAGTTAATTTTGCAGGTGGTTAATGGACTTGCATTTATTGGAACGAGAGCGAAAAAAGATGGAAAGACTCAAACCTCACGGTGATACATGAGAACCTTCTTTTGTCTTTAAATTTTCTATATCTTTTTGTAAAAACTCTTCCTTTCCACTTCTTGGATTATGATTGTCCTAGTTAGTAATAGTATTCCTCCCTAGAGAAGGCATGTTAGTCATTGCACTGCTTTCATATTACTGAATATTTGCAACATTGACTGTTCAATTGAATGCACGGATATTGGGAGGCAGTTGTCTGTGAATTTCATTATAGTTTTCTGGACGATCCCTTTGCgaaatttccttcttcttttattaGCTTTGGCTAAGTCAGGGAAGTCGTGTTAAAGAATGCTTGCTGAGTGTTGTGATTCTTCATTTTATAGGTTTGCAGACCATTATGTAATGAATCACATTTTAATGACGGTTTATGTAGCTAATGAAATTCTGAAGCTTGATATTTGTAAATGAGATGAAAGATAATAAGTGTACACGGTCCTCATTATCAGCGTCAACAAATATGGATTGCATTTTTTTCTTAGGATAGTATTATATCAAAATGTGACAGCTCAGGCAAGTCCAAGGACAAAGACACTTACAGAAAAATCCAATTGCAAGGATAGACTTTCGAAAAATACACAAATATCACCCAAGAAAAAAATGGAAATATCAGAATTTTACAATCACTTATAATTTCAATGAAAAGGTTTCCCAAGAGTTCTGATAGAAGTGAAGTGAGTTGCATTTCAATTTCTCTTAAATGCTGATTATTCCTTTCCATTGAGATGCACTAAAAGAGACTTGCGGAGATGTTTATCCTTATTGGTATATATTTTCCTTTGAAGTGCATTTCAAGCCATTAACAACTTCTCGACTGATGGGGGGCATATATCATTGAACCCTGCCAGCATAACACAAGTGACCAGCACACTAAAGCTCAGGGACAATGCAATAGCAGATGATTAACAGTCTTCGGCCCCTCTGAAAAGAACACAACAGTTACTAACCATAATACTTCACAGACTATCACCAGTAAGATGTGATTCCTTAGTATCGACTATCTTCCCATGCAAAAACTACAGAATTTGAATGTGATATGCATTGCCTCATGCCTTTCAAGGATCCTCAATCCTATATTCTCTTAGTGTTGATTGTAGTATGATTTGACCCAGAAAAGTGCATTAGCAGTTCCCAAGGTTGATGGATGAAATGGACATAAGTGATGACACCCAGTCTCTTATCCAATCCTCTACTAATGCTCCTCCACATCGAACAACTGTATAAACCATCGTTTCTTTCAGAGTTCCATCAGAGAGGATCAACACCATATTTGTGATCAGTGACCTCCATCTGCAGAAGTTTTTAGTAAGTAAAGACCATCCACTGGTTATGTTCCTTGTTGCTAAACTATGAAATCTATTTTTCCAAGTGTGCTTGTTTAAACACAGAAATACATCCAATATGTAGGCCACAATTTGTGATATCAGTCTCCTTTTCTTTTAAAGcattgtattttttttatgaaagTTGTTTCCTATACTCTTTCTACAGCCTGATTAAAAGTATACAGTACCTTATTATGTGGGTTGCTCTTGTTTATGTATTTTGTTATCTGTTGCATTAGCAATGGTTGCTTGTTGTTTTCCTAGTAAACTTTTTGTACTTCAAATTCAACGTCTACTCTTTGATTCCGTATCTGCAGGACTTTACCTGAATCATTGATTAGAGAAGATGATGTAAGTGTTCTTTTTAATGCTTGCTGATGTAATGACATGCTGAAATTCGAAGTTGATAAAACATTCctcagtttatattttttttaaaatccaaaTGATACTGCTTATATGTAACTTCTGAAGCAAAAGAGTTTGAGTATTCATGCACTCTTTAACTTTGAAAAACCTATTTCTTTTGTTTGTATTGAATATTATCTGCTTTTTATTAAACGAAGTTGCAaattcaacccccccccccccacacacacacacaaagctGATATATTTTCTGTGTGTCTTAATTGCAGTTATATTATGAGAATATTAGAATTTCTGTTGCTAAGGCATTTGGAGTGCATAAGGATGAAAGGACATGCCCTGATGCTCCAGCCATATTGCTCTTTAATTCAGCTGAGAATTTGAGATGCATATATTCCCTTCTTGATAAGATGAACAACAACGGGTTATGCTGTATTGCGGAGACAGTAACTGGCGGTTCAATTACTTTTGAGAAAACCAATTGGCAAATGAGAAGGATAATAAAGTGCAGTCTTCCCAAAATTCTCCATAACCGTGATGATTCCAGTCAAAGTCGGATTAAAAGAATTTCTCAACTCCTCAGTGATCCTCAAAACTTCCATGTTAACCATGGGGTTCTTTGTTCTACCTCCGAATCCTTTCGCCGTGCTGCTATTTATGTAGTGGATAGACTTGAGGAGCTGTCTCTTCTAACTTTGAGTAAAATGCATAGAAATCTCAGGGATGTCACTGGATACATCCCTAAGATGCAGTCTAAACGAATAGGGTGGAATATTGAGAATTTAGTTAATCAAATCAGGAGAACATCTTTGGAAATACTATCAGACTATGAAGAAGGGGATGAGCCACCAGAACCCCTGGCCAAGGCTTTGTCCGTGGCAACATTAATGTTAAAGCCAAAACCTGATTGTCCCTCTCAGATGGTGTTCCAAAAACTTTCACCAGATATAGAAGCATTGCAGAATGATATAGCAGAAGCAATCAGGATACtagatgataaaaaaaaattaagttttgCGGAGCTGGGAAATTTGCCTCTTGTACTGGATTCGAATGCTAAAGCTGCCAAAGAAAGTGTTCGTTTGCGTGTGAAAGTGAGGAAACTGTTGACTGAGTATCTTCTCGAATGCAGTGACTTGCAGTCTATACCTGAAAGTTTACTAGAAAGTCTTGCTATAATTAACAAAACATCTAGGCATGCATCTAAGAAAACCTACTCAAAGAAGGAGGTTGAAGAAGAAGTAGAATGTGTGCTGAATATTAGTGCTCAGATAAAACAAATTGTTTGGGATTTACTCGCTGAAAGTGATGTCAGTGAAGACTTTGCTAATGCATACATGGAGAACATAGAGGAAACTTATTGTGAAGCTGGTGATGAAGATGAGCATCTTTCTGATCATCCTCGAAATTGTAGGTCTGATTCTAATGTCTCATACAGCCAATTAGAAAGTGTAGGTGAGATAAACCAAAGTGACTCCAAGTCACCAATCACCGCTAGTCGAGATGATGCTTTATCCTCTCTGCTTTCACCCAAACACAAGTTGAACCTCAAACTTGAGTCAATGTATACCGATGAAGTAGATTCAGTTCATTCCATTTGGTTTGACAATTCCTCGTCATTCTTAGAATCAAAAAGTTTTGAAGGTGCTAAGAGTATGAGTGGCAAAGATTACCATTTAAGAAGCATGGGCCAACATGGAGGAAGGGAATCATGCCCATCTATGTCCACAAGAGATCAGAATAAATTTTCTACACCTTTCTCGCCTAATAAAGAATCAGACAGGAATGATATGGAGCAAAAAGAAGCTGCATGGCATTTAGGATGCAGGCCACCAAGATATACATCGGAAGAGTGTTCAGAAGAAAAAAATGTATCGCCTCGCAGGAAAAACTTGAGTAGAAATCAGTATCTTCTTATTCAGGAAGCTTCTGATGATACTAGTATGCTTGCTTACAGTCTTGTCGGCTGTATGTTGAATAAGTTTGCTCAGTTGGATGGGTTACAGTTATCTGATGATGATGTATCATATCTCCAAGGCAATACTTCAGATCCCAACAATTTTGAAGGTATCTGAACACAGAACTCTCCTTGTGCTGCTTCTGATTCTAAACAATTGGGTAGTCATTGAAAAAAGATAATGTCTTTTGATTGTTTTAGACAGATTCTCCGTTCCTACCTTTGCTTTTCATATTT is drawn from Nicotiana tabacum cultivar K326 chromosome 22, ASM71507v2, whole genome shotgun sequence and contains these coding sequences:
- the LOC107760892 gene encoding uncharacterized protein LOC107760892 isoform X1, producing MLKSIFLGITMVSGPSLRTPRLFHRVVNGLAFIGTRAKKDGKTQTSRTLPESLIREDDLYYENIRISVAKAFGVHKDERTCPDAPAILLFNSAENLRCIYSLLDKMNNNGLCCIAETVTGGSITFEKTNWQMRRIIKCSLPKILHNRDDSSQSRIKRISQLLSDPQNFHVNHGVLCSTSESFRRAAIYVVDRLEELSLLTLSKMHRNLRDVTGYIPKMQSKRIGWNIENLVNQIRRTSLEILSDYEEGDEPPEPLAKALSVATLMLKPKPDCPSQMVFQKLSPDIEALQNDIAEAIRILDDKKKLSFAELGNLPLVLDSNAKAAKESVRLRVKVRKLLTEYLLECSDLQSIPESLLESLAIINKTSRHASKKTYSKKEVEEEVECVLNISAQIKQIVWDLLAESDVSEDFANAYMENIEETYCEAGDEDEHLSDHPRNCRSDSNVSYSQLESVGEINQSDSKSPITASRDDALSSLLSPKHKLNLKLESMYTDEVDSVHSIWFDNSSSFLESKSFEGAKSMSGKDYHLRSMGQHGGRESCPSMSTRDQNKFSTPFSPNKESDRNDMEQKEAAWHLGCRPPRYTSEECSEEKNVSPRRKNLSRNQYLLIQEASDDTSMLAYSLVGCMLNKFAQLDGLQLSDDDVSYLQGNTSDPNNFEVLKDRGSSCDETTNSLMLHVLEEIIPSFPYSFLEVEDYQASPIVHLKRHILTFAGDPV
- the LOC107760892 gene encoding uncharacterized protein LOC107760892 isoform X2, translated to MLKSIFLGITMVSGPSLRTPRLFHRVVNGLAFIGTRAKKDGKTQTSRTLPESLIREDDLYYENIRISVAKAFGVHKDERTCPDAPAILLFNSAENLRCIYSLLDKMNNNGLCCIAETVTGGSITFEKTNWQMRRIIKCSLPKILHNRDDSSQSRIKRISQLLSDPQNFHVNHGVLCSTSESFRRAAIYVVDRLEELSLLTLSKMHRNLRDVTGYIPKMQSKRIGWNIENLVNQIRRTSLEILSDYEEGDEPPEPLAKALSVATLMLKPKPDCPSQMVFQKLSPDIEALQNDIAEAIRILDDKKKLSFAELGNLPLVLDSNAKAAKESVRLRVKVRKLLTEYLLECSDLQSIPESLLESLAIINKTSRHASKKTYSKKEVEEEVECVLNISAQIKQIVWDLLAESDVSEDFANAYMENIEETYCEAGDEDEHLSDHPRNCRSDSNVSYSQLESVGEINQSDSKSPITASRDDALSSLLSPKHKLNLKLESMYTDEVDSVHSIWFDNSSSFLESKSFEGAKSMSGKDYHLRSMGQHGGRESCPSMSTRDQNKFSTPFSPNKESDRNDMEQKEAAWHLGCRPPRYTSEECSEEKNVSPRRKNLSRNQYLLIQEASDDTSMLAYSLVGCMLNKFAQLDGLQLSDDDVSYLQGNTSDPNNFEVLKDRGSSCDETTNSLMLHVLEEIIPSFPYSGKEHLKELLGVR
- the LOC107760892 gene encoding uncharacterized protein LOC107760892 isoform X3, translating into MNNNGLCCIAETVTGGSITFEKTNWQMRRIIKCSLPKILHNRDDSSQSRIKRISQLLSDPQNFHVNHGVLCSTSESFRRAAIYVVDRLEELSLLTLSKMHRNLRDVTGYIPKMQSKRIGWNIENLVNQIRRTSLEILSDYEEGDEPPEPLAKALSVATLMLKPKPDCPSQMVFQKLSPDIEALQNDIAEAIRILDDKKKLSFAELGNLPLVLDSNAKAAKESVRLRVKVRKLLTEYLLECSDLQSIPESLLESLAIINKTSRHASKKTYSKKEVEEEVECVLNISAQIKQIVWDLLAESDVSEDFANAYMENIEETYCEAGDEDEHLSDHPRNCRSDSNVSYSQLESVGEINQSDSKSPITASRDDALSSLLSPKHKLNLKLESMYTDEVDSVHSIWFDNSSSFLESKSFEGAKSMSGKDYHLRSMGQHGGRESCPSMSTRDQNKFSTPFSPNKESDRNDMEQKEAAWHLGCRPPRYTSEECSEEKNVSPRRKNLSRNQYLLIQEASDDTSMLAYSLVGCMLNKFAQLDGLQLSDDDVSYLQGNTSDPNNFEVLKDRGSSCDETTNSLMLHVLEEIIPSFPYSFLEVEDYQASPIVHLKRHILTFAGDPV